A single Cyclopterus lumpus isolate fCycLum1 chromosome 1, fCycLum1.pri, whole genome shotgun sequence DNA region contains:
- the LOC117739443 gene encoding LOW QUALITY PROTEIN: myosin-11-like (The sequence of the model RefSeq protein was modified relative to this genomic sequence to represent the inferred CDS: inserted 5 bases in 4 codons; deleted 7 bases in 7 codons; substituted 2 bases at 2 genomic stop codons), with product MSKKAPTEDEKFLFVDKDFLNSPMAQADWSARKLVWIPSERHGFEAASIKEEHGDEVLVELADSTKKLTVNKDDIQKMNPPKFSKVEDMAELTCLNEASVLHNIRERYFSGLIYTYSGLFCVVVNPYKMLPIYSEKIIEMYKGKKRHEVPPHIYSIADNAYRNMMQDREDQSILCTGESGAGKTENTKKVIQYLALVASSHKGKKDSSAGELEKQLLQANPILEAFGNAKTIKNDNSSRFGKFIRINFEVTGYIVGANIETYLLEKSRCIRQAKTERAFHIFYYMIAGVQGKLREDLLLEPFGNYRFLSAGHVQVTGQEDDEMYEETMEAMKILGFTDEERIDMMKVCSTVMQLGNIEFKKERNQEQATMPDNTAAQKVCHLQGINVTDFTRAILTPRIKVGREVVQKAQTKEQADFAIEALAKAVFERLFRWILGRVNKPXDKTKRQGASFLGILDIAGFEIFEDNSFEQLCINYTNEKLQQLFNHTMFILEQEEYQREGIEWNFIDFGLDLQPCIELIERPNNPPGVLAXLDEECWFPKATDVSFVEKLSNTQGNHVKFAKXKQLKDKTEFSLFHYAGRVDYNATAWLTKNMDPLNDNVTSLLNNSSSQFVQDLWKDGDRVVGLDTLAKMTDSSQSGSKTKKGMFRTVGQLYKESLAKLMTTLHNTQPNFVRCIIPNHEKRAGKLDAFLVLEQLRCNGVLEGIRICRQGFPXRIVFQEFRQRYEILAARCYPQRFYDGKQACCLMIKHLDLDPNLYRIGLSKIFFRTGVLAQLEEERDLKITVVIIAFQSQARGFLARKAFSKRQQQLTAMKVIQRNCAAYLKLRNWQWWRLFTKVKPLLQVTRQEEEMGLKDEELLKAKEIAVKTEVELKEITLKHTSVLEERNALQEQLQAETELYAEAEEMRVRLASKKQELEEILHEMEARLDEEEERAQTLLVDKKKMQQQMQELEEHLEEEEDARQKLQLEKVTCDGKVKKLEDDILVMEDHNNKLLPTLVLXERKVMEERIADFSSNLAEEEEKSKNLTKLKNKHESMISELEVRLKKEEKGRQELDKLKRKLDAESNDMQEQIADLQAQIADLKAQLAKKEEELQNALARLEDETAQKNNALKKIRELEGHISDLQEDLDSERAARNKAEKIKRDLGEELEAPQVXARGHLDTTATQQELRAKREQEVNLLKKAIDDENRTHESQLQEIRQKHTQTVEELTDQLEQSKRVKSNLEKAKQALEKETSDLTIEVRSLNQAKQDGEHKRKKLEGQVTDLQSRFTDSEKQKAELGDRCSKITIELEGVTNLLNEAEGKNSKLSKDVSSLTSQVQDSQELLAEETRQKLQFSTKLRQAEDDKNNLQEQLEEEMEAKRNVERHVSTLNIQLSDSKKKLDEMTGNIEQLEEGKKRLQRDLEAANTQFEEKASAYDKLEKTKNRLQQELEDTLMDLDNQRQNVSNLEKKQKKFDQMLAEEKSISSKYADERDRAEAEAREKETKALSLARALEEAQGSREELDRANKSLKMEMEDLISSKDDVGKNVHELEKSKRGLEAQVEEMKTQLEELEDELQAAEDAKLRLEVNMQALKAQFDRDLQGRDEMGEEKKRQLVKQVRELETELEDERKQRALATAAKKKLETDMKDMEGQIETASKGRDEAIKQLRKLQAQMKDYQRELEDARAAREEVLTTAKESEKKAKGLEAELMQLQEELAAAERARKQAEAERDELSDELASNSSGKSSLADEKRRLEAKISQLEEELEEEQSNIEILNDRLRKSTQQTDQLNNELQTERSTSQKNESARQQMERQNKDLKSKLQEMENQVKSKFKSSITSLEAKVAQMEEQLEQENREKQASAKSVRQKDKKLKELIMQVEDERKQAEQYKDQAEKSNTRMKQLKRQLEESEEESQRATAARRKLQRELDEATEATDAMSREVNSLKTKLRRGNEPSFGSTARRMGGGRRVVEDASDEEADSQSDFNGTKSAE from the exons aTCGTGAGGACCAGTCAATTCTCTGCAC TGGAGAGTCTGGTGCTGGCAAGACGGAGAACACCAAGAAGGTCATCCAGTATCTGGCTCTTGTGGCCTCCTCGCATAAAGGCAAGAAGGACAGCAGTGCT GGGGAGCTGGAGAAGCAGCTCCTGCAGGCCAATCCCATCCTGGAGGCCTTTGGAAATGCCAAGACCATCAAAAATGACAACTCCTCCCGATTT GGTAAATTCATCCGCATCAACTTTGAAGTGACCGGCTACATCGTTGGAGCCAACATTGAGACGT ACCTGCTGGAGAAGTCTCGCTGTATTAGACAAGCAAAGACAGAAAGAGCTTTTCACATCTTCTACTACATGATTGCTGGTGTCCAGGGCAAATTGCGTG AGGACCTTCTTCTGGAGCCCTTCGGTAATTACCGCTTCCTGAGTGCGGGCCATGTTCAGGTCACCGGCCAGGAGGACGATGAGATGTATGAAGAGACCATGGAGGCAATGAAGATCTTGGGCTTTACCGACGAGGAGAGAATCG ATATGATGAAGGTGTGCTCCACAGTCATGCAGCTGGGAAACATTGAGTTCAAGAAAGAGAGGAACCAGGAGCAGGCCACTATGCCAGACAACACTG cgGCACAGAAAGTGTGTCACCTGCAGGGCATCAATGTGACAGACTTTACACGTGCCATCCTCACCCCTCGGATCAAAGTGGGCAGAGAGGTGGTGCAGAAGGCACAGACCAAAGAGCAG GCTGACTTTGCTATTGAAGCCCTGGCTAAAGCTGTGTTTGAGCGACTCTTCCGCTGGATCCTGGGCCGAGTCAACAAGCC TGACAAGACCAAACGCCAGGGAGCCTCCTTCCTGGGAATCCTCGACATCGCCGGCTTTGAGATCTTTGAG gACAATTCCTTTGAGCAGCTGTGTATTAACTACACCAatgagaagctgcagcagctcttcaACCACACCATGTTCATcctggagcaggaggagtacCAGAGAGAGGGCATCGAGTGGAACTTCATCGATTTCGGCCTTGACCTGCAGCCCTGCATTGAGCTCATTGAGAGGCCG AACAACCCTCCAGGCGTCCTGG CGCTGGATGAGGAGTGCTGGTTTCCCAAAGCCACAGACGTCTCCTTTGTGGAGaaactctcaaacacacaaggGAACCATGTGAAATTTGCCA CTAAACAGCTCAAAGACAAGACAGAGTTTTCTCTTTTCCATTATGCAGGGAGG gTGGACTATAACGCCACAGCCTGG TTGACAAAGAACATGGACCCTCTCAATGACAACGTCACATCGCTGCTCAACAACTCCTCCAGCCAGTTTGTGCAGGACCTCTGGAAAGATG GGGACAGAGTGGTGGGTCTCGACACACTAGCCAAGatgacagacagctcacagagcGGCTCAAAGACCAAGAAGGGAATGTTCCGCACGGTGGGACAGCTCTACAAGGAGTCTCTGGCCAAACTCATGACCACACTGCACAACACCCAGCCCAACTTCGTCAGATGCATCATCCCCAACCACGAGAAGAGG GCCGGGAAACTGGATGCTTTCCTGgtcctggagcagctgaggtgTAACGGTGTGTTGGAGGGGATCAGAATCTGCCGACAAGGATTTC ACAGAATCGTCTTCCAAGAGTTTCGCCAGCG TTATGAGATCCTGGCAGCGAGGTGCTATCCCCAAAGGTTTTATGATGGAAAACAAGCCTGCTGCCTCATG ATCAAGCATCTGGACTTGGACCCCAACCTGTACAGGATCGGACTGAGTAAGATCTTCTTCCGCACAGGAGTGCTGgcccagctggaggaggagagagatctGAAGATCACTGTGGTCATCATCGCTTTCCAGTCCCAGGCTAGAGGATTCCTGGCCAGAAA GGCATTTTCCAAGAGGCAACAGCAACTCACAGCCATGAAAGTGATCCAGAGGAACTGCGCTGCCTACCTCAAACTAAGGAACTGGCAGTGGTGGAGGCTCTTCACAAAG GTCAAGCCTCTGCTGCAAGTGACAcgccaggaggaggagatgggttTGAAGGACGAAGAGCTGCTGAAAGCCAAAGAAATTGCTGTAAAGACTGAAGTTGAGCTGAAGGAGATCACCTTGAAACACACATCG GTTTTGGAGGAAAGGAACGCACTGCAGGAGCAGCTTCAAGCCGAGACAGAGCTGTATGCCGAGGCTGAGGAGATGAGGGTTCGCCTGGCGTCTAAGAAGCAGGAGTTAGAGGAGATCCTCCATGAGATGGAGGCGAGActggatgaagaggaagaacgTGCTCAGACACTGTTGGTGGATAAGAAGAAGATGCAACAGCAGATGCAG GAATTGGAAGAAcatttggaggaggaggaagatgccCGTCAaaagctgcagctggagaaGGTTACCTGTGATGGGAAGGTCAAAAAGCTG GAGGACGACATCTTGGTGATGGAGGACCACAACAACAAGCT ATTACCTACTCTTGTTTTGTAGGAGAGGAaagtgatggaggagaggattGCAGACTTCAGTTCCAACctggcagaggaagaggagaagtcAAAGAACCTCACCAAGCTCAAAAATAAACACGAGTCCATGATCTCTGAACTTGAGG TCCGTttgaaaaaggaagagaagggCCGACAGGAGCTGGATAAGTTGAAGCGTAAGTTGGACGCAGAGTCGAATGACATGCAAGAGCAGATAGCCGACCTGCAGGCCCAGATCGCTGACCTCAAAGCCCAGCTCgcaaagaaggaggaggagttacAGAACGCCTTGGCCAG gttAGAAGATGAGACCGCTCAGAAGAACAATGCTCTAAAGAAgatcagagagctggagggacAC ATCTCCGACCTGCAGGAGGACCTTGAC TCCGAGCGGGCGGCTAGGAACAAAGCAGAGAAGATCAAACGGGACCTTggggaggagctggaggcccCTCAAGTCTGAGCTAGAGGACACTTGGACACCACTGCCACACAGCAGGAACTTAG ggCCAAACGTGAGCAGGAGGTGAACCTGCTGAAG AAAGCCATCGACGACGAGAACCGGACCCACGAGTCC CAACTTCAGGAGATCAGGCAGAAACATACCCAGACGGTGGAGGAGCTCACAGACCAGCTGGAGCAGTCCAAACGA GTGAAGTCAAACCTGGAGAAGGCCAAACAAGCTCTGGAGAAGGAGACATCAGATTTAACCATAGAGGTGCGCTCACTCAACCAGGCCAAACAAGACGGAGAGCACAAGAGGAAGAAGTTGGAAGGTCAGGTGACCGATCTACAGTCACGCTTCACCGACAGCGAGAAGCAGAAGGCTGAGCTGGGAGACCGCTGCTCGAAGATCACT ATTGAACTGGAGGGTGTGACAAACCTACTGAATGAGGCAGAGGGCAAGAACAGCAAACTGAGCAAAGATGTTTCCAGCCTTACCTCCCAAGTCCAAGACTCACAG GAGCTGCTGGCTGAGGAGACACGTCAGAAACTGCAGTTCTCCACAAAACTGCGGCAAGCAGAAGATGACAAGAATAACTTGCAGGAGCAGCttgaagaggagatggaggccaAGAGGAACGTGGAGAGACACGTCTCCACCCTCAACATCCAG TTGTCAGATTCGAAGAAGAAGCTAGATGAAATGACGGGAAACATCGAGCAGCTGGAAGAAGGTAAGAAACGTCTGCAAAGAGATTTGGAGGCAGCCAACACCCAGTTCGAGGAGAAGGCCTCTGCCTATGATAAGTTGGAGAAGACCAAGAACCGCCTGCAGCAGGAGCTCGAGGACACGCTGATGGACCTGGACAACCAGAGG CAGAACGTGTCCAACCTggaaaagaagcagaagaagtttGACCAG ATGCTGGCTGAGGAGAAGAGTATCTCCAGTAAATATGCagatgagagagacagagctgaAGCCGAGGCCAGAGAGAAGGAGACCAAGGCTCTGTCCCTGGCGAGAGCTCTGGAAGAGGCCCAGGGTTCAAGAGAAGAGCTGGACAGAGCCAACAAGTCcctgaagatggagatggaggactTGATCAGCTCCAAGGATGATGTGGGAAAAAAT GTCCATGAGCTGGAGAAGTCCAAACGAGGTCTGGAGGCCCAGGTGGAAGAGATGAAGACCCAGCTGGAAGAGCTAGAGGATGAGCTGCAGGCGGCTGAGGACGCCAAGCTGCGTCTGGAGGTCAACATGCAGGCCCTGAAAGCCCAGTTTGACAGGGACCTTCAGGGACGAGATGAgatgggagaggagaagaagagacagcTTGTTAAGCAG GTCCGTGAGTTGGAGACAGAGCTGGAAGATGAACGTAAGCAGAGGGCCCTGGCGACAGCAGCCAAGAAGAAGTtggagacagacatgaaagaTATGGAGGGACAAATCGAGACAGCCAGTAAGGGACGGGATGAGGCCATCAAACAGCTCCGCAAGCTTCAG GCGCAGATGAAGGACTATCAGAGGGAGTTGGAAGACGCCCGCGCTGCCAGAGAAGAGGTGTTAACCACCGCAAAGGAGAGTGAGAAGAAGGCCAAGGGTTTGGAAGCTGAGCTCATGCAGCTACAGGAG GAACTGGCTGCAGCTGAGAGGGCACGGAAGCAGGCGGAGGCCGAAAGAGACGAGCTATCTGATGAGCTGGCAAGCAACTCCTCTGGAAA GTCATCCTTGGCAGATGAGAAGCGCCGTCTGGAAGCTAAGATCTCCCAGctagaggaggagctggaggaagagcagagcaACATTGAGATCCTCAACGACAGGCTGAGGAAGAGCACGCAGCAG ACGGATCAGCTGAACAACGAGCTGCAGACAGAGCGCAGCACCTCCCAGAAGAACGAGAGCGCCCGGCAGCAGATGGAGCGCCAGAACAAGGACCTGAAGTCAAAGCTCCAGGAGATGGAGAATCAGGTCAAGTCCAAGTTCAAGTCCTCTATCACTTCCTTGGAGGCTAAAGTGgcacagatggaggagcagcTCGAGCAGGAAAACAG GGAAAAGCAGGCATCGGCTAAGAGTGTGCGCCAGAAGGACAAGAAGCTCAAGGAACTGATAATGCAGGTGGAAGATGAGAGGAAACAGGCAGAGCAGTACAAAGACCAG GCGGAAAAGTCAAATACCCGCATGAAGCAGCTAAAGCGACAGCTGGAGGAGTCAGAGGAGGAGTCTCAGCGCGCTACAGCCGCCCGCAGGAAGCTGCAGCGGGAGCTGGATGAGGCCACCGAGGCCACCGACGCCATGAGCCGCGAGGTCAACTCTCTTAAGACCAAACTCAG GCGTGGAAATGAGCCCTCCTTTGGCAGCACAGCCCGGCGTATGGGTGGCGGCCGTCGGGTGGTCGAAGACGCCTCAGATGAGGAGGCCGACTCCCAAAGTGACTTCAATGGAACCAAGTCTGCGGAGTGA
- the nde1 gene encoding nuclear distribution protein nudE homolog 1 has translation MVEPTSHKFASLAEELGFWKEQAEAHQQRADESQEELQEFQQMSREYEAELETELKQCEGRNKELLLNNNRLRMELESIKEKFEAQHSDAFRHISTLEEDLAQTTAVRDHLQKYIRELEQSNDDLERTKRATIMSLEDFEQRMNHVIERNAFLESELDEKENLLESVQRLKDESRDLRQELAVRQKERRPSSSLGKDTDRADLPSIPITPSKPLSSFATPPPSNIRRGDSLTGTPLTTSARISALNIVGELLRKVGNLESKLASCRDFVYDTSISRPALPAGPGSPSGLDRGSELQASSMSPPPQYDSLVKRLEFGPAPPRGISQGAQSPQGGVKILL, from the exons ATGGTGGAGCCAACGTCACACAAGTTTGCATCCCTAGCAGAGGAGCTGGGCTTCTGGAAGGAGCAGGCAGAGGCACATCAGCAACG GGCTGATGAGTCTCAGGAGGAGCTGCAAGAGTTTCAGCAGATGAGCCGAGAGTATGAAGCAGAACTGGAAACTGAGCTGAagcagtgtgagggtcgaaacAAAGAGCTGCTTTTAAACAACAACCGACTACGCATGGAACTGGAAAGCATAAAG GAGAAATTTGAGGCTCAGCATTCTGATGCTTTTAGGCATATCTCAACCTTGGAGGAAGATCTGGCACAAACCACAGCAGTGAGAGATCACCTGCAGAAATACATCAGAGAGCTAGAGCAGTCCAATGATGACCTGGAGAGGACCAAAAG GGCTACCATCATGTCTCTGGAGGACTTTGAGCAGCGAATGAACCATGTCATTGAGAGGAATGCCTTTCTTGAGAGCGAGTTGGATGAGAAAGAGAACCTGCTTGAGTCTGTTCAGAGGTTAAAGGATGAATCCAGAG ACCTTCGGCAGGAGCTGGCTGTACGTCAGAAGGAAAGACGTCCGTCCAGCAGCCTGGGCAAAGACACAGATAGAGCAGATCTGCCATCCATCCCCATCACACCCTCCAAACCTCTCAGCTCTTTTGCCACGCCCCCTCCTTCCAATATCCGACGAG GTGATAGTCTAACAGGGACTCCCCTCACAACGTCTGCTAGAATATCTGCACTCAACATTGTAGGGGAGCTGCTGAGAAAAGTTGGA AATCTGGAGTCAAAGTTGGCGTCCTGTCGAGACTTTGTATACGACACGTCTATCAGCAGACCAGCCCTTCCAGCTGGCCCTGGTAGTCCTTCTGGTTTAGACAGAGGCTCTGAGCTCCAAGCTAGCAGCATGAGCCCCCCTCCTCAGTACGACAG TTTAGTGAAACGGTTAGAGTTTGGACCAGCTCCTCCAAGAGGCATTTCCCAGGGTGCTCAGTCTCCTCAGGGTGGGGTCAAGATTCTGCTATGA